The sequence ATTATTAGCTAAGAATCCTTCGATTTTTAGTTTTTCTTGATAACTAAGGTGTTTACCTTTTTTTAAATTTATGTTATTATTGTTCATATAGATGTGTTCCTTTACTTTAATTTATTTTTTGTTTGTATTTTAAAGGTATCACATCTATATTTTTATTTCAAGTTTTTTTGGACATTTCTAATTTCTACTTACAAAAAATTTTTTTCAGAATAAAAAAAGTTGACAAATACAGCATCTTATGATAGAATTAGAAAGCTGATAAAGAATCAGTATCTGTATTACCAATACAAATTTTTATATTGGGAGGAATAAAAATGAGAGTACAAGTTATTTTAGAATGCACTGAAACAAAGTTAAGACACTATGTTACAACTAAAAACAAAAAAACTCATCCAGAAAGAATTGAGTTAAGAAAATACAATCCAGTGTTAAAAAGATATTCTCTTTATAGAGAAGTTAAATAATTAATTAAAATAGGCCAGTAGTTCAATGGTAGAGCGTCGGTCTCCAAAACCGAATGTTGTAGGTTCGAGTCCTATCTGGCCTGCCATTTTAAGAATATGGAGTTAATATATGAAAAAAGAGAAAATGAATTTATTTAATCAAATAATAGCTGAGTATAAACAAGTACAATGGCCAACTAAGGCTGAGGTGTTTCAAGTTACTATAGTAGTATTGTTAATAACTTTATTTATTTCTTTGATGATATTAATATTTGATTTTGGCTTTACAACATTTATGGATAGATTTTCAAGTATTGTAAAATCACTATTTAGTTAGGGGGCTGAAGGCTAATGATAATAGAAAATAAAGAATGTGTTAAAAAATGGTATATAATTCATACTTATTCAGGATACGAAAAAAAAGTAAAAACTGATTTAGAAAAAAGAATTATGTCAGAAAATTTAAATGATAAAGTTTTTAGAATATTAGTACCTGAAGAAAAAGTTTTTGAAGAAAAAAAAGGTAAAATGATACCAGTATTCAGAAAAATATTTCCAAGCTACGTATTAATAGAAATGTTAGCTACAAGAGAAGCAACTGAAGATTCAGTTAGTTATAGAGTAGATAGTAAAGCGTGGTATATTATTCGTAATACTAATGGTGTTACAGGATTTGTTGGTGTTGGGTCGGATCCATTACCAATGGATGAAAAAGAAGTAGAAGATATATTTAATAAAATGAGCAATGATGACTTACAAGAGAAGGTTGATTATGAAATAGGTGACTATGTTAAAACAACTGATGGTGTTGAAGGAACTGTTGAACATATAGATTATATCGCAAAACAAGTTAAAATAGTAATACAGGTAGGTAGTAGACCTACAACATTAACTTTAGGACTAAATGAAGTTACTAAATTTTAGAATTATATAGTAATAAGAGTGGGAGATTAATATTCAGTTACCACAAAGGAGGAAAATAGAAAATGGCTAAAAACAATAAAGAAGTCGTGGATAAAGTAAAATTACAATTAAGCGCTGGTAAAGCAAATCCTGCACCACCAGTAGGGTCAGCATTAGGACCAAAAGGAATTAACATTCCTGAATTCTGTAAACAATTTAATGCACAAACACAAGATAAACCTGGATTCATTATTCCAGTAGAAATTTCAATTTATGCAGATAGAAGCTTTAGCTTTGTGTTAAAAACACCACCTGCATCAGATTTATTAAAGAAAGCTGCTAAAATAGAAAGAGGAGCACAAAACTCTGTAAAAGAAGTAGCTGGAAAAATTACAAAAGCTCAATTACAAGAAATAGCTGAAACTAAAATGCCAGATTTAAACGCTGGATCTGTTGAAGCAGCTATGAACATTATTGCTGGAACAGCAAGAAGTATGGGAATTAAAATACAAGATTAATAATATGAAATTAAGTGGGAGATAAAAATTTCAATTACCACAAAGGAGGAAAAAAATAATGTCAAAAAAAGGGAAAAGATATAATGAAATTTCTCAAAAAGTAGATAAATTAAAAATCTACACACTAGAAGAAGCTTTAGAATTAGTATTTGATACAAAGAGTGCTAAATTTGTAGAAACAGTTGAATTAGCAATTAGATTAGGAGTAGATCCAAGACATGCGGATCAACAAGTTAGAGGTACAGTAATTTTACCTCATGGAACTGGTAAAACAGTTAGAATATTAGCTATTACATCAGGAGAAAACATTGATAAAGCATTAGCTGCAGGAGCAGATTTTGCTGGAGATGATGAATACATTAATAAAATTTCTGCAGGATGGATGGATTTCGATTTAGTTATCGCAACTCCAGACATGATGCCTAAATTAGGAAAATTAGGAAGAATTTTAGGGACTAAAGGATTAATGCCTAACCCTAAATCAGGAACAGTTACAACTAATGTTGCTCAAACAGTTGAAGAATTCAAAAAAGGTAAAGTTGCATTTAAAGTTGATAAATTAGGATCAATTCACTTACCAATAGGAAAAGTAAACTTTGAAAAAGAACAAATAGTTGAAAACTTTAAAGTTGCATTAGGACAAATTATTAAATTAAAACCTGCAACATCTAAAGGACAATATTTAAGAACAGTTGCTATCTCATTAACTATGGGACCTGGAATCAAAATTGATCCGTTATTAGCTGCTGGATTCTCAAGCAAATAAATAGATTATAAATAAAGAAGACTTAGGTCTTCTTTTTTTGTAAAAAAAACCTATAAACAAATGTTTATAGGTTAATATTAATTTTTTTCAAATATGTATTCTTTACTATCACTATATTCTAATTCTATATTATATTTATTGAAATGTTCATTAATGATAGTGTATATTAATGGATCTATACTTGTAGTAATTCTGCTACCATCGATATTTTTAATTTGTAAACAACTTGCACCGCAAGCATCTTTTAGTGATAATTTATATCCGTATTCAAATAATTTTTGATTAACTTCTATTATATGATCAAATATTATAGCCATTATTTTGTACCAAAAATTCTATCTCCAGCATCACCTAATCCTGGATAAATATATTTGTGTTCGTTTAGACCTTTATCTATTGAAGCTATATATAAATCAACATCGTCATGTTTATCTTTTATTGCATGTATACCTTCAGGGGCTGCTATTATTGATAATACAGATATATTTTTAACTCCTATAGATTTTAAATAATCTATAGTATAAATTATTGAACCTCCTGTAGCAAGCATTGGATCTACAATTAATACTTTACTTTCAACAACATTAGAAGGCATTTTTGCATAATAATACACAGGTTCAAATGTTTCTTCGTTTCTATATACACCTAAATGTCCAACTTTTGCATTTGGTATATGAGCAAGTAATGCATCAACCATTCCTAATCCAGCTCTTAAAATTGGTACTATAGTAACAGGCTCATCTAATACTTGAGTTGTTGTTTCTTGAATAGGTGTTGTTACAGTTACATTTTTTAATTTTAAATCTTTTGTAGCTTCGTATACCATAAGTGAAGCTATTTCATTTAAACTTTCTCTAAATAATTTAGTATCTGTTTCCACGTTTCTTAATATTGATAATTTGTGGCTTATTAGTGGATGTTTGTATTCAAATATTGCCATAATATTCCTCCTATATTGTAATTATTTTAAAAAAACAGAATTACTAAAAGAGTAATTCTGTATTATATTATAAATTGTATTTTTTCTTAAATTTATCAACTCTTCCAGTTTCATCAACAAATTTAGACTTCCCAGTATAGAATGGGTGAGAAGTAGAACTTATTGCAACTTTAACAACTGGATACTCTTGTCCTTCAAATTCAACAGTTTCTTTAGTAGCTTTAGTAGATTTACCTAAAAATCTTTCACCATTACTTGTATCTTCAAAAACTACTAATCTGTATTCTGGATGTATACCTTTTTTCATGTTACGGACTCCTTTCATAATACTTATGTAATTTATGAATATATTTTAACACTAATTTTTGTGTATAAATATACAAATGAGTAGATTAAGCGTTTAAAGCTTGAACTTTAGTAGCTAATCTTGATTTAGTTCTTGATGCAGTATTTTTTTTCATTACTCCTTTTGATACTGCTTTATCAAGTTCTTTATAAGCTACAGATAATGCTGCCTTAGCATCATCAATATTTTTAGAATCTACTGCTGCTAAAACTTTTTTAACAAAAGTTTTTACTCTACTTTTGATTGCTTGGTTTCTTAATCTATTTCTTTCACCAATAACGATTCTTTTTTTAGATGATTTAGTATGTGCCATTCTGTTTTCCTCCTTTATACACAATTTAACAAGTTATTTTAACATTTTTACAGCATAAAATCAAGTCTTTTTTTATTCTTTTTTATTTGTTATAATTTTAATAGGTGAAAATATGATTGAAAATATATATAAAGAGCTATATTCAAAGTATAGTTTTGAAGAAAGAATAAACCAAATTGAAATGTCAAAAATTATTGAAGAGGGTATTAATACTAATACTCCTGTTTTGCTTGAAGCAGAAACAGGTTCTGGGAAAACCTTAGGTTATTTAATACCATCAATAAATTATGCCTTAAAAGAAGCTAAAAATATTGTTATTTCAACTAATACTTTAAATTTACAAGATCAGATACTAAATAAGGAATTACCATTACTTAAAGAAATTTTTGGTGAAAGTATAAAGTACATTTTAATAAAAGGAAGAAACAACTATGTTTGTAAAAGAAAATTAGAAGAATTGGTTATGAATTCTAATAATAATAAATATATTGATTTGATAAATAATATTAAAAAGGCACCAAATGGTGATAGAAGCGAAATTAAATATAGGATAAATAATGAATTATGGAATTTAATAAAATCTGATAAAGATACAACCTTTGCAACTAAATGTCCATATTACAAATCATGCTATTTTTATACTATGAAAAATAAAATAGAAAATTGTAATGTTTTTGTAGTAAATCATCATATTTTAATGCTTGATCATATAATTAAACAAGAGGGTAACGCAGGTTTAATACCTAAATATGATTTGGTAGTTGTTGATGAGGCACATAATTTAGAAAATATAGTTAGGAGATATTATTCTTTAACATTTAATTTTAAAGAAGTATTTAAAAATATAGGTCAGCTATATTCAAATAAGGTAAAAGATATTGAAAGTGCAGGTATAATATCTAAGGTTTTATATAATATTTCAAATAATAATGTAGAATTTTTTATTGATGATATAAAAGAAATTTTATTAAGTAATATAGATAATATATACTACTCTTTGGTAAAATTAATGAAATATATTTCTGAAGTTTATAAAAAAATTACAATATCAGGATTATTAGCTAAAAATATTGACAAATTAGAAGTTTCAGGTATATTAGAAGAAGTTTTCGAATCAAATTTAATACTAAAAAAAGAAATTACAAGATTAGTAAACTTTTTGGAAGAAAGAGATGATTTGGATCAAAATAATTTAAGAATATTACTTTCAAATATATATAACAATTTAGATACACAATTAAATACTTTACAAGAAATTTTTGATATTAACTTTGAAAAATATATTTATTGGATAAATTTAGAAAATGATAATGTTTATTTAGTAATAAATGCAACCCCGTACAGTATTTCTAAGGAATTTGGTGAGAATTTTATAGAAAAAGTAAGGAAAATTATTATGGTTTCTGCAACATTAAGTGTTGGGAAGAGTTTTAAATATATAAAAAATAATCTTGGGATAGAGGATGCAATTGAAAAAAATATAAAATCTGATTTTGATTATAGGAATAATATGAATATATTTCTACCAGATGATATACCGCTTCCTAATGAAAAAGAATTTAATGAAGTAGCATCATCTTTTATTTTAGATTATGTAGAAAAAAATGAAGGGAAAACCTTTGTTTTATTTACGTCTTATAAAGATTTAATGTTTGTGAGTACATATCTTAAAAATAGTAGTAAAAAACTTAATGTATTAACTCAAGGTGATTTAGATAGAATGGAGTTAATAAAGAATTTTAAAGAGAATAAAAATAGCATATTACTTGGTACTGATAGTTTTTGGGAAGGTGTAGATGTACAAGGTGAAGCATTGAGTAATGTAATAATATATAAACTTCCATTTCAAGTTCCTGATGATCCTATAGTTAGTAGTATTTGTGATAGATTAAATGAGATTAAAGCTAATAGTTCTTTTATAGAATATCAATTACCTTATGCAGTACTTAAGATGAAACAAGGAGTAGGAAGATTACTTAGATCAAAATATGATAAAGGTAATATAATTATACTTGATAAAAGAATACATAAAAAAAATTATGGTAAAACTATATTAAAATCTTTACCTGATGCAAATATAGAAATTTTAGATATAAAAGATATACTTCTTAAATAGCTTTTATATTCAATATATGGTATAATATATTAATGTTATAGAGATTGAGGTATAAATATGAAGATTAATTTTTTTGGTAAAATATTACAAATTAATATAACTGATAATAATAAAGAAAAAAAGGAGTTCTTTTTAGCCAAACTTTTTAAACAAAATGTAAATAGAAGAATTTTTATGTATATATTATCAGTTGCTTTTTTCTTTATTTTTATGTTAATTAATAATAATACAACAAATTATAATGTAGGAACTTTAGCTAAAAATGACGTTATAGCTCATAAGGATGTTAGTTATACAAGGAATATATTAGATGATGAGTTGAAACAAAAAATAAAGCAAAATACTCCTCCAGAATATGATGAAATAGAGGATGTAGCAAAAAATCAATTAGATAGGTTAGACCAATTTTTACAAAATGTAAACCAAATTGACTTAAATAGTGATAATGAGATTTCAAAATTCATTAAAACATATGATTTAAATATGACTATTCATGAGATAAGGACTATAGGTATTAGTAAAAGTGTTAAATATTATTTATTTTTATCTAATGTTTTAGAAGAAATATATAGTACAGGTATAGCACATAAAAGTGACTTTAATAAGATACTTGCTGAAAAACAAATAGTATTATCGGATGAAGAAAAAAGCATATTACAAAATTTTATTGAGCCTAATTTAGAAATTAATAAATTTAAAACTTTAGCAAAAATAGAAAAAAATATGGAAAACCTTAAAAATAATGTTATTGTTATTGAAAAAGGAGACATAATATTAAAAGAAGGAACTTTAATCACGGAAGCAATTTATGATAACCTTAAAAATTTAGGTTATGTAAATAAAAGTGATGGGTTCACAAGAATGGTTGGAGAAATCATTTTATTCATAATATTATCGGGTATATTTTTCAATTATTCAGTAAGGTATTTAAAAGAAGATTTTATGTCTAAATCTTTTTATCCTATACTTTTAACTTTAATATTTAGTAATACTATATATTTATTACTATATAGTAGTAATAATTTAAAGTATATGGTTCCTTATTTATTAACCGCTATTATTGGAAGTGTACTAGTAAAAAATTCTATATTTACTATTTCTTTAATATTATTTAATTATATATTTGTTTTACAAGATATAAAATGGGGGATAGTAGTTTTATTTTTAAGTATTTTAACAATTTATATAAATAAATCAGTAACTAGTAGAAATGAAATAGTTAAAAATAGTATATATATTGGATTGATACAAAGTATAATTGTATTTTCTATTGGATTAATTTCTAATAAAGAATTTATTCAAATAATACCAACAATAGTAATATCTTTAGTATCTGGATTATTAATGGGTATTTTCTCTTTAGGTCTTTTACCATATTTTGAGAATACTTTTAAAATATTAACTGATATTAAATTGTTAGAGTTATCTAACTTTTCTAATCCATTATTAAAGAATTTATTATTAACAGCTCCTGGAACTTTCCACCACAGTTTGATGGTAGGAGCACTTTCAGAAGCTGGTGCTGAATCAATTAATGCCAATCCTATATTATGTAGAGTTGCAGCTTATTATCATGATATAGGTAAGATGAAGAGACCAGAATATTTTGTTGAAAATCAATATGGTATAGAAAATCCACATAATAATTTAAAAGCTACATTAAGTGCATTGATAATTACATCTCATACTAAGGATGGGTATATATTAGGTAAACAATATAATTTACCTGAAGAAATATTAGAAATAATATTATCTCATCATGGAACTACTTTAGTACAATATTTCTATTATAAGGCTTTAGAAAATAAAGAAGCAGTAATAGAAAGTGATTTTAGATATGAAGGCCCAAAACCAACATCTAAAGAATCTGGTATAATAATGCTTGCAGATACTATAGAAGCAGCGGTAAGGGCAAGTTTAGATAAAAGTAGTGAAAATATTGAGAAAATTGTTAGATATTTAATAAAATCAAAATTTGAAGATGGACAACTATCTGAATGTGATATGACTATGGAAGAGATAGAGAAAGTAACAAAAGCTTTCTTAAATATTATTCGTGGAATATATCATGAAAGAATACAATATAAGAAAGGAAATTAATATGTTAGATTTAGATATTAGCTTTCAAGATATTGAAAAAAAAGAATACGTAGATGAAACAAAAATATTAGAATTTTTTGAATTTGTTTTAAAAAATGAAAGAGAAGATTACAATGAAAAAGAATTATATATTTCTATATTATTAACTGATAATAGTAATATTCAAGTTATAAATAAGGAATATAGGGATAAAGACATGCCCACTGATGTTATTTCATTTGCATATAATGAAACAGAAAACTTTGGTGGTGTAGAAGTTATAGGAGATATTGTTGTTTCTTTAGATAGAGTAGAGGAACAATGTAAGGAGTATAATCATAGTGTAGTTAGAGAATTCTATTATGTTTTAGTACACGGATTACTGCATTTATTGGGTTATGATCATATAGAAGAAGTAGATAAGTTAAAAATGAGAGAAAAAGAAGAGTTATATTTATCTAAATTTAATATTACGAGGGATATATGAAAAATAACAAAGTTTCTCAAATAGATAGTTTTAATAATGCAATTAATGGTATATTACATGCAATAAGTACAGAACTACATATGAAAATACACATTTTCTTTGCAATTTTTGTCTTGATTTTAAGTTTAATTATTGATATTAGTAAATTTGAAATTATTATATTAATAATTATGATAACTTTAGTTATATTTTCTGAATTAATAAATACTGCTGTAGAAAAAATTGTAGATTTAGTTTCACCAGAATATAATGAAATTGCAAAATTTGCAAAAGATGTTGCTGCAGGTGCAGTATTGGTAAATGCAATAGGAGCTATAGGTGTTGGATATTTAATATTTTATGATAGGCTGATTTCACTATATTTTAGTGGTGATAACTTTTTTAAACTAGTAGGTAGAATAGGTAATGTAACTATGATAATATTAGCATTAGTTTCTTTATCAGTAATAATATTAAAATCGTACTTTAAAAAAGGAACATTACTTGAAGGTGGTATGCCAAGTGGACATTCCGCTATAGCATTTGCAATGTTAGCAATAGTAATGTTCTTAACAAGTAATCCTAGGATTATTACATTAGTACTTCTTATGGCATTATTAGTTGCACAAAGTAGAGTTAAATCTAAAATTCACACACTAAAAGAAGTAGTTGTAGGTGCTATTTTAGGTTTTGGAATAAGTTTTTTAGTTTTAGAAATATTATATAAATTTGGAACATTAATAAATTAGAGGAGAGATTAAAATGATTATTTTTGGACATAAAAATCCTGATACAGATACTATCTGTTCAGCAATAGTTTATTCACATTTAAAAATGGATTTAGGAGTAAAAGCAGATGCAAAAAGACTTGGTGAATTAAATGAAGAAACAAAATTTGTTTTAAATTATCTTGGTGTTGATGCGCCTGAATTAATAGATAACGTTTCAGGAGAATCTATAATTCTTGTAGACCATAATGAAAGAACTCAAACAGCGGATGGTTTTGAAGATGCTAAAGTTTTAGAAGTTATAGATCACCATAGGGTTGCAAACTTTAATGTTTCAGACCCTCTATATATGAGACTTGAACCAGTTGGATGTACAGCAACAATATTATTTGATATGTATAAAGAAAATAATATTAAACCATGTAAAAAAATAGCAGGATTAATGTTAAGTGCAATTATTTCTGACACTTTATTATTTAAATCACCAACATGTACTCCAAAAGATGTAGTTGCAGGTAAAGAATTAGCAGAAATTGCTGAACTTAATTTAGAAGAATATGGATTAGAAATGTTAAAAGCTGGTACAAATTTAAGTTCAAAATCTGAAAAAGAGTTATTAAACATGGATATGAAAGTTTTTGAAGTATCAGATGTTAAAATGGCAATAGCTCAAGTTAATTCGGTTAATGAAGAAGAAATGTTAAGTAGAAAGGAAAAATTATTAGTTGAAATGAATGAATTATTAGAAGCAAAACAATTAACTTTTGTTTTATTTGTAATAACTAATATATTAACTAATGATTCTATAGGTTTAGTTTGTGGAAATAATTTAGAAATAGTTGAAAAAGCATTTAATGAAAAAGTAAATGATAATGAAATAGTATTAAAGAAAGTTGTTTCTAGAAAAAAACAAGTTGTACCACCTTTAACTGATGCAATAAATGCAAGATAAAATATACTTGAAAAAAGTTTTTATGTATGATATAATAATTTTGAATTTATACTAAGAATATATTTTTGCCAAATATATACTTGGTTTAAATAATATATATTTAGGAGGAATTATAATGGCAATGAAACCAAAATCACAAATTATTGCAGAATTTGGAAAAGATGAAAAAGATACAGGATCAGCTAATGTACAAGTAGCAATTTTAACAGAAAGAATATCTCACTTAACTGAGCACTTAAAAGTTCATTTTAAAGATGTTCATTCAAGAGCAGGATTATTAAAATTAGTTGGTAAAAGAAGAAGATTATTAAACTATATTAAAAATAGAAACTTAGATGAATATAGAGAATTAATTGAAAGATTAGGAATAAGAAAATAATAAAAAGGAACGTAAAGTTCCTTTTTAAATTTAGTTTTTGGAGTAATAATGAGAAGAAGAATAGATTTAACAGAGGGTAGAGTAGGGTTAAATTTATTTAGACTTGCATTTCCAATAATTTTAACTTCTCTAATGTCTATTTTATATAATTTAACTGACATAAAGTTTATAAGTTACTATTTAGGAGATGATGCTGTAAGTTCAGCTACAGCAGCAAGTTTTTATATAAGTTTAAGTTATGCTTTATTATTTATAACAAAAAATAGTGTACAAATATATGTAGCACAATCCATAGGTGCAAATAGAAAAAATTCAGCTAAGAGATATGCTAGAGTTTCTTTAATTATTTCAGTTTTTTTCTCTATAGTCTATGGTTTGATTACATATATGTTTGCTGAATATTTTATAAGAATGGTTGGAGTGAAAAGTCCTCACTATTTATATCCTGCAGTAGATTTTTTAAGAATTTCAACTTTTGGTTTTATATTCTTATTTTTATCACAAAATTTATCTGCTATTATAAATGGTCAAGGAGATACTTTAGGGCCCTTTATATTTTTATCATTGGGTGTTATATTAAATATATTTTTAGATTACTTATTTTTAGGTATTTTACCTTTTGGAATAAAAGGTGCAGCAATAGCTACAGTTTTATCACAATTAATTTCAGTAATACTTTTAATTATGTATTTAAAGAGAAAAAATTCAATATTTAGAAATATGAGATTCTTTAAACTTGATGATATAAAATATTATAGAAATATAATCAGACTTGGTTTACCAAGTGGTATTAGCCAAGCGCTATTTACTTTTATTTCTATAATTATTGCAAAGATGATAGCTAATGTAGATGAAAGTATTTTAGGAGTTCAAAGATTGGGTATACAATTTGAATCATTCTCATGGAATGTTGCCGGTGGATTTGCTGCAGCAGTTGCTACATTTATTGGACATAATTATGGTGCAGGGAAATACGATAGGATATTAAAAATATATAAAGTATCGGTTATTAGTATTACAGGATTTTGTATGATATTAACAGGAATATTTGTATTTTTTGCAAGGCCTCTTTATTCAATGTTTTTTGTTGATCAGAAATTAATTGAAGAGGGTGTAAAATATTTAACTATAATTGGACTAGCACAGGTACCTCAGGGAATTGAAATAATAACTACAGGTGCTTTTAATGGAGTAGGGAAGACTAAAGAACCTAATTTAATTGGTATTATAGGAACAAGTTTAAGAATACCTATTATCATGATAACATTACCAGCTTTTGGTCTATTAGCAATATGGTGGACTATACATTTTTCTATGTTGTTTAAAGGATTAGCTTCAGTAGTAGTCTTTTTAATTGTATGGAAAAAACAATTAGAATATTTAAATATTACTGTAGAAATATAATAGGCACAGATAAATCTGTGCCTATTTTATTATTTAGCGTTATGGAATATAACGTTTGATGTTGTATATGATTTAAATCCAGGGTTATTTTTCATGAATTTAATGAAACTTT comes from Streptobacillus felis and encodes:
- a CDS encoding RDAC family protein; its protein translation is MAIIFDHIIEVNQKLFEYGYKLSLKDACGASCLQIKNIDGSRITTSIDPLIYTIINEHFNKYNIELEYSDSKEYIFEKN
- the secE gene encoding preprotein translocase subunit SecE; the protein is MKKEKMNLFNQIIAEYKQVQWPTKAEVFQVTIVVLLITLFISLMILIFDFGFTTFMDRFSSIVKSLFS
- the rpsT gene encoding 30S ribosomal protein S20; this encodes MAHTKSSKKRIVIGERNRLRNQAIKSRVKTFVKKVLAAVDSKNIDDAKAALSVAYKELDKAVSKGVMKKNTASRTKSRLATKVQALNA
- the nusG gene encoding transcription termination/antitermination protein NusG, encoding MIIENKECVKKWYIIHTYSGYEKKVKTDLEKRIMSENLNDKVFRILVPEEKVFEEKKGKMIPVFRKIFPSYVLIEMLATREATEDSVSYRVDSKAWYIIRNTNGVTGFVGVGSDPLPMDEKEVEDIFNKMSNDDLQEKVDYEIGDYVKTTDGVEGTVEHIDYIAKQVKIVIQVGSRPTTLTLGLNEVTKF
- the rplK gene encoding 50S ribosomal protein L11, which encodes MAKNNKEVVDKVKLQLSAGKANPAPPVGSALGPKGINIPEFCKQFNAQTQDKPGFIIPVEISIYADRSFSFVLKTPPASDLLKKAAKIERGAQNSVKEVAGKITKAQLQEIAETKMPDLNAGSVEAAMNIIAGTARSMGIKIQD
- a CDS encoding HD family phosphohydrolase produces the protein MKINFFGKILQINITDNNKEKKEFFLAKLFKQNVNRRIFMYILSVAFFFIFMLINNNTTNYNVGTLAKNDVIAHKDVSYTRNILDDELKQKIKQNTPPEYDEIEDVAKNQLDRLDQFLQNVNQIDLNSDNEISKFIKTYDLNMTIHEIRTIGISKSVKYYLFLSNVLEEIYSTGIAHKSDFNKILAEKQIVLSDEEKSILQNFIEPNLEINKFKTLAKIEKNMENLKNNVIVIEKGDIILKEGTLITEAIYDNLKNLGYVNKSDGFTRMVGEIILFIILSGIFFNYSVRYLKEDFMSKSFYPILLTLIFSNTIYLLLYSSNNLKYMVPYLLTAIIGSVLVKNSIFTISLILFNYIFVLQDIKWGIVVLFLSILTIYINKSVTSRNEIVKNSIYIGLIQSIIVFSIGLISNKEFIQIIPTIVISLVSGLLMGIFSLGLLPYFENTFKILTDIKLLELSNFSNPLLKNLLLTAPGTFHHSLMVGALSEAGAESINANPILCRVAAYYHDIGKMKRPEYFVENQYGIENPHNNLKATLSALIITSHTKDGYILGKQYNLPEEILEIILSHHGTTLVQYFYYKALENKEAVIESDFRYEGPKPTSKESGIIMLADTIEAAVRASLDKSSENIEKIVRYLIKSKFEDGQLSECDMTMEEIEKVTKAFLNIIRGIYHERIQYKKGN
- the ybeY gene encoding rRNA maturation RNase YbeY; the encoded protein is MLDLDISFQDIEKKEYVDETKILEFFEFVLKNEREDYNEKELYISILLTDNSNIQVINKEYRDKDMPTDVISFAYNETENFGGVEVIGDIVVSLDRVEEQCKEYNHSVVREFYYVLVHGLLHLLGYDHIEEVDKLKMREKEELYLSKFNITRDI
- a CDS encoding type B 50S ribosomal protein L31, translated to MKKGIHPEYRLVVFEDTSNGERFLGKSTKATKETVEFEGQEYPVVKVAISSTSHPFYTGKSKFVDETGRVDKFKKKYNL
- the upp gene encoding uracil phosphoribosyltransferase, with product MAIFEYKHPLISHKLSILRNVETDTKLFRESLNEIASLMVYEATKDLKLKNVTVTTPIQETTTQVLDEPVTIVPILRAGLGMVDALLAHIPNAKVGHLGVYRNEETFEPVYYYAKMPSNVVESKVLIVDPMLATGGSIIYTIDYLKSIGVKNISVLSIIAAPEGIHAIKDKHDDVDLYIASIDKGLNEHKYIYPGLGDAGDRIFGTK
- the rplA gene encoding 50S ribosomal protein L1, producing the protein MSKKGKRYNEISQKVDKLKIYTLEEALELVFDTKSAKFVETVELAIRLGVDPRHADQQVRGTVILPHGTGKTVRILAITSGENIDKALAAGADFAGDDEYINKISAGWMDFDLVIATPDMMPKLGKLGRILGTKGLMPNPKSGTVTTNVAQTVEEFKKGKVAFKVDKLGSIHLPIGKVNFEKEQIVENFKVALGQIIKLKPATSKGQYLRTVAISLTMGPGIKIDPLLAAGFSSK
- a CDS encoding ATP-dependent DNA helicase — its product is MIENIYKELYSKYSFEERINQIEMSKIIEEGINTNTPVLLEAETGSGKTLGYLIPSINYALKEAKNIVISTNTLNLQDQILNKELPLLKEIFGESIKYILIKGRNNYVCKRKLEELVMNSNNNKYIDLINNIKKAPNGDRSEIKYRINNELWNLIKSDKDTTFATKCPYYKSCYFYTMKNKIENCNVFVVNHHILMLDHIIKQEGNAGLIPKYDLVVVDEAHNLENIVRRYYSLTFNFKEVFKNIGQLYSNKVKDIESAGIISKVLYNISNNNVEFFIDDIKEILLSNIDNIYYSLVKLMKYISEVYKKITISGLLAKNIDKLEVSGILEEVFESNLILKKEITRLVNFLEERDDLDQNNLRILLSNIYNNLDTQLNTLQEIFDINFEKYIYWINLENDNVYLVINATPYSISKEFGENFIEKVRKIIMVSATLSVGKSFKYIKNNLGIEDAIEKNIKSDFDYRNNMNIFLPDDIPLPNEKEFNEVASSFILDYVEKNEGKTFVLFTSYKDLMFVSTYLKNSSKKLNVLTQGDLDRMELIKNFKENKNSILLGTDSFWEGVDVQGEALSNVIIYKLPFQVPDDPIVSSICDRLNEIKANSSFIEYQLPYAVLKMKQGVGRLLRSKYDKGNIIILDKRIHKKNYGKTILKSLPDANIEILDIKDILLK
- the rpmG gene encoding 50S ribosomal protein L33, with protein sequence MRVQVILECTETKLRHYVTTKNKKTHPERIELRKYNPVLKRYSLYREVK